One window of the Thamnophis elegans isolate rThaEle1 chromosome 6, rThaEle1.pri, whole genome shotgun sequence genome contains the following:
- the LOC116510446 gene encoding gap junction beta-6 protein-like yields the protein MDWGTLQSVLGGVNKHSTSIGKIWLTVLFIFRIMILVVAAEEVWGDEQDDFVCNTLQPGCKNVCYDYFFPVSHIRLWALQLIFVSTPALLVAMHVAYRRHEKKKKFQRGDKNCEFKDLEEIKRQRFHIEGPLWWTYTASILFRLIFEASFMYVFYYMYEGYHMPRLLKCSVWPCPNIVDCFVSRPTEKTIFTIFMISVSGICILLNVAEFSYLLLKFCVRRSRRGKIPKNHAIQGNKEESKQNEMNELISDSCQNTVTPFTNN from the coding sequence ATGGACTGGGGAACCCTGCAGTCTGTTTTAGGAGGAGTGAACAAACATTCCACCAGCATCGGGAAGATATGGCTGACTGTTCTTTTCATATTCCGTATTATGATCCTCGTAGTTGCTGCAGAGGAAGTTTGGGGCGATGAGCAAGATGACTTTGTCTGCAATACTTTGCAACCAGGATGCAAAAACGTCTGCTACGATTATTTTTTCCCAGTTTCTCACATCAGACTCTGGGCCCTCCAGCTCATTTTTGTTTCTACTCCTGCACTTTTGGTGGCCATGCACGTGGCATATAGAaggcatgaaaagaaaaagaagttccAAAGAGGAGATAAAAACTGTGAATTCAAGGACCTAGAAGAAATAAAGAGACAGAGGTTCCACATTGAGGGTCCTTTGTGGTGGACATACACTGCCAGCATCTTATTCAGGCTGATATTTGAAGCTTCTTTCATGTATGTGTTTTACTATATGTACGAGGGTTATCACATGCCTCGCCTACTGAAATGTAGTGTTTGGCCATGTCCCAATATAGTGGACTGTTTTGTTTCCCGACCCACTGAAAAGACAATATTTACCATTTTTATGATTTCAGTGTCTGGCATTTGCATTCTACTAAATGTAGCAGAATTCTCGTATTTGTTGCTGAAGTTCTGTGTTAGAAGGTCTCGTAGAGGAAAAATCCCCAAAAATCATGCCATCCAGGGGAACAAAGAAGAAAGCaagcaaaatgaaatgaatgagctTATATCAGATAGCTGCCAGAATACAGTAACACCATTTACAAACAACTAG